GCGAGAAGGCGAGCAGATGCACCGCCCCGCCCCGCACCAGCGCCGGGGCCGTCACCATCTCCGTATACAGCAGCGCATGGCGCGACATCAGCCGGTGCAGATAGCGGCAATGGCGGTCGGTCCAGTCCATCATGGGCGCGACGGACAGACGGGAAGCCGTTGATATCTCCTTTTTTCTTTTTTTCTCAGCCACTTCGGCGCACCTTCAGCTCGTCTCGTTTCCGCTCATTATGGACCAAATCAGTCGATTTTGACACTGGATTTGGTCCTGTGGACCAAATACAGTTCCATGGACCAAATGGGGAGACCATCATGGGCTCGATCACCACGCGCAAACGCAAGGATGGACATAACAGCTACAGGGCACGTGTACGAGTGATGCGCGAGGGCACCGTCTATCATGAGACGAAGACTTTTGACAGACGTCCAGCTGCGACCGCCTGGATAAAGAAACGCGAGAAAGAGCTAGCAAGACCTGGTGCGCTGGAAGAGTTGAACGCATCCGATCCCCCGCTGTCCAAAGCGATCGAGCGCTATACCGAGGAAGCCGTGAAGGACATCGGCCGCACGAAAGCGCAGGTCCTCAGGACCATCACCACCTACCCGATCGCCGATCTGCCCTGCTCCACCATCAAGGCGAAGGATATCATCGAGTTCCTTCAGTCACTGCCTGGACAACCGCAAACCGTCGGGAACTACGCGAGCCATCTCGCCTCCATTTTCGCCATAGCCCGACCGATGTGGGACTTTCGACTGGATGACCGGGAGATGAGAGACGCGATCACCGTCGCGCGCCGCATGGGGATCATCTCCCGTTCTGCGCAGCGGAACCGCAGGCCCACCCTTGATGAACTCGACCGGCTGCTGGCCCACTTCATTGATCGGCGCCAGAGAACGCCTCAAGCCATGCCCATGCACAAGGTGATCGTTTTCGCTCTCTTCTCGACGCGCCGACAGGCAGAGATCACCCGGCTCACCTGGGATGACTTTCAGAAGGAGCACAAGCGCATCCTGGTCCGCGACATGAAGCATCCCGGCGAAAAACTCGGAAACGATACCTGGGTCGATCTGCCTGAGGAGGCCATTCGGGTCATCGACAGTATGCGCAAGAGCAAGGCTGAGATCTTCCCCTACTCCCCGGACGCGATCACGACCAACTTCACACGCGCTTGCAAGCTACTCGGGATCGAGGATCTGCACTTCCACGATCTGCGCCACGAAGGCATTTCCCGGTTGTTCGAGATGGGTTGGAACATCCCCCATGTCGCGGCGGTCAGCGGACACAGGTCTTGGGTTAGCCTGAAACGCTATACGCACATCCGAGAAACAGGCGACAAATATGCAAACTGGCCGGGAATGCAGGTCGCAATCGACAGAGCCTGAGCTCAGCCCGCCTTGCCGAAGGTTCCCCAGCCTGAAACTTTGAAGGAAGCTCAAATAGGCCACACTCCAAGCGATCTGCCTTCAAATTATCGAAGTATCGTTGGTTGCGGGGGCAGGATCTGATCACAACTTGCGCCCCGAGCAAGTAAAGATGGTTGCGGGAGGGCGCACCCATCATAACTTGCCACTGGACGGTCGGCCCATGGGGCCAGATGATGTTAGAGATGTATCTAAGAAAATTGCGATGGTTGTGGGGATTTCCCGCGGTCTGGAATTGCTATTTCGAGCGGTAGCTTAGCCTTGGCGGAAACGCGACAGCACTCTTGAGCGCTGCCCTCCGAAGGTGGAGGTTTAAATCCCGATAACGCGTCACTACTTCGTTGGTCTTTCAAACAACGTAAGAAACTACCGGCCCCGTTCGCGGGGCCGGTAGCCAAATTAGGCTGTCAGAGCAGAATTCCCACCGTCGTTCTTCCAGCGCCGCCAGGCGGGAAAGGCCAGCGCGAGCACGCCGAGGGCCACATGGGCAAGCGCGATACTGAGCGTGAAGCCGGCTACGAGAGCCCATGGGCTGATCGCAGCCCAGACACCCGCAACCATACGCGCCCAGTCAAGCCCTTCATGCGGTCGCCAAAGCGCAATTGCGGCAAGCACTGCGATCAGTCCTCCTGTCAGTAGGGCGCTCCAGAAGGCAATATCGGTCATCGTGACGACGAAGGGCAACCCAGCGAGGGCTAGGCCCGCGAGAAGGCTGATGCCGTCGCCAAGCTTGTCATAGTTCGTGGTCCAGGTCTTGCTCATGGTGTTACCTCCTTTCTCTTCACCAGGGATTCAATGCGGCCGAGCCAGCCGCTTGGGCGCCGGCGCAGGCAGGAAGGGCAACAGCTCCTCCTGCGAAATCGCACCGGTCGCGATCTCTTCCAAGGCAAGCTCTTCGGTTGCTTGCCGTTTAGGTTCGACCCGCGGTTCTGCCCCGGCCCTCAGCGCCCGGCTGCGGGCGCTCGCGGCGAGGACCAGTGCGAAACGATCGGGCACCGCCTGCTGGGCATCAATTGCAACGAAGGGATTCATGCCGCCCTCCCTTCCTCAACGGATGGATACAATCCGTCGGCGGCCACCGCCGCTTCAAGCGCCAACAGCGCTCGTTCAACCTCGGCAAACTGCGATGCACGCTGGTTTTCCGGCATGCCTTCGGTGCTGGCGACATCCTGAAGATACTCCGTGTAGGCCCAGTTCATCAGGATAGAACGGCGAGCCTCCAACGACAGGCTGGCGTCCGAAGCAACTTCAATGGGAGAACGCCCATCATCGCCGCCTTTCGGATCGCCCCGCCGTTTTGCGCCGGCCATCGCGTCACGATAGGTTTGCCGCATCTCGGACAGTCCGAGCCGAGAGAGCGTGGCATCGGACCACAGCCCGGCCTGCCTGTCCCGTGCCCGGGCGGCACGGCGCGCGGCTTCGCCTGCCGGCAGATGCACCTCGTAAGCCACCCCCAGACGCTTTGCATGGCGAATAGCGGCTTCCAGCGTCGGAAAGCTAAGGTCTATCTGCTGGATCGTGTCGTCGCCACCCGTCCAGCCCATCAAAGGCTCGAGCCAAGGACCGGTCCGGCGTGGAAAGCTCATCTTCCAGCCCTTCGTACGCGTGCGCCCCGAGGTCATCGCCGATTTCGACGGTTTCCATATCCGGGCGACCGCATCGTCCGGCAGAGAAGAGTCCCAGTCTGGTCGCGAACCGGCCTGACTCAGAATGGGTGATACATGTGATTGTCCTGTGAAATCTCCGCTGATCACGTTCATCTCTTAGCCTCCAGATTGCAGGAAGGGCGTCCGGCCGCCACCCGAGCGGCCGGAACGTCCCGTTCTGGGTCCAAGCTGGTTCAGGCCGCGACCGGTTCCGGCTCTGGAGCTGTCTCGAGCTGCCTGGTCTCGAGACCCTCGGTCGCCTCAGCCGACGCGATCTCGATCCGACGCGGTTTGAGTTCCTCGGGGATCTCGCGCTTGAGCTCGACGGTCAGCAAGCCGTTCGACAGCGTGGCCGCTTCGACCCGGACGTGATCGGCCAGTTCGAACCGACGTTCAAACGACCGGCCGGCGATGCCACGATAGAGATAGCTGACACCGCCGTCACCTTCGGGCGTCTCCTTGCGGCCCGACACGATCAGCATGTTCTTGTCTTGGGTCAGGGTCAGATCGTCTTCGGCAAAGCCCGCCACCGCCATGTCGATGCGATAGTCGTCCTCGCCGGTCTTGACGATGTCATAAGGCGGCCAGTTGTCGAGCGTCTCCACTCGACGGGCTGTCTCGAGCGCGTCGAGCATACGGTCGAAGCCAACGCTCGAACGGAACAGAGGTGCAAAATCAAGTGTCGTTGCCATAGCCATATCCTCCTTTGAGCAACATGGGTACAGACATCGGGAGCACCGCAGGAGCGATGTCCCGCTTTATGGCCGATCCCCATCTGGGCGATCTGCATAAAGTGATTTGGAACAGCACCTTACGGTTTCAAGAGGATGCTCGGAAACTTTTTTCTACGAACAGCTCTCCTATATTTCTCTTGCTTCCTTGTAGCATTCGAAAGGAGGAGATCATGACCGAAAACGACGTGAAAAGCATCCTGGGTCCCGGCACGGACCCCACGCTTCTGTCTGATATTCTGCGCACCGGCGCCGACGCCTCCGAACTTGCCTGTGCCAAGGCCTGGGTCGAGGCGGACGAGGCGCAGGTCGATGCCCATAGCCCCTTCCCATCGGGCCGGGTCGCCCGGCTGGTCGAATTGCTCGAAGCCGATCAGGAAGAAGATGATCTGCAGTAGCAGAAATCGGGCTGGCGCAGACGATGGCGCCAGCCCGTCCCTTCAGGTGGTCACAATAACCCGAACCGGTCCGTCGCGACGCAGAACATCGGCAACCACGTGGGTGCCAGACCGGCGCAGAGCCACATCGACGGATCCACCATCAAGGCGGAGATTGCGCAGCACGACCTCTCCCAGAAACTCCGGAAGGATCGGTTGCTCGAAGATCACCTGCCGCGCCTCGGCGTCGAAGCGCAGCCCGAGACAGGCCTGAAGCAGCAAAAGCGGCGCTCCCGCCGCCCAGGCCTGCGGCGTACAGGCCACCGGATAGAAGGTGGGGCCTTGCGTCTCGCGGCGCGGGAAGCCGCAGAACAACTCCGGCAACCGTCGCAGGTCGATATAGGTGGCCGCAGAGAAGATGCCCTCGAAAATCCGTGCGGCCTCTTCACGGAACCCGTAGCGCGCCAACCCCGCCCCGATCAGCGCATTGTCATGGGGCCAGACCGACCCGTTGTGATAGCTCATCGGATTGTACCGTGCCTGACCCGCGGCAATGGTCCGCACTCCCCATCCGCAGAAAGACGACGGCCCCATCAGGGCTCGAACGACCGTTTCGGCGCGCTCCTCCGGGACGATTCCCGTCCAGAGCAGATGGCCCGCGTTCGAACTGCGTACTCGGCAGGGCCGTTTGTCACCATCGAGGGCGAGCACATAGGTTCCAAGCTCATCGTCCCAGAACGCCGCGTCAAAACGGGACTTCAATTCCGAGGCCTTTTGCGCCTGTTCCTCCGCGATCCCGTCATGACCGAGTTCCCGTGCGATCTCGGACGCAGCCAGCCGGGCAGCATAGACGTAGCCCTGTACCTCGCATAGCGCGATCGGCCCCTTGGCCAGCGTCCCATCGGCGTGAAACACCGCATCATGACTGTCCTTCCACCCCTGGTTGGCGAGCCCCTTGTCGCTGCGCCTCCCGTATTCCACGAAACCGTCGCCGTCCCGATCGCCATAGGTCTCGATCCAGTCGAGCGCCGCACAGACATGCGGCCAGAGTGTTTCCAGCACCACCCGATTGCCGGTGCGTTCGAAATACGCCCCGGCGAGCATCACGAACAGCGGTGTCGAATCCACGCTGCCGTAATAGCGCCGGAACGGAACTTCGCCGGTTTCCGCCATTTCGCCATAACGCACTTCATGAAGGATCTTGCCTGGCTCGGCATCGGTATCCGGATCGAATTCCGTCGCCTGGTTGGCCGCAAGATGCAGTAAAACGCCCCGCGCGACCGCCGGGTCGAGCCAGAGCATTTCCCAGGCGGTGATCAGAGCATCGCGCCCGAACACGGTGCTGAACCAGGGCACGCCCGCATAGGGATAGGGCCCCTCCTCCGTATCGGTCATGAGCATGTAGAGGTCCGAGACCGAACGGCGCATGGTCTCGTTGAATATCTCGTTGGAGCTTTGCACCGTGGCTGCGCGGGAAGAAGAACGTCTGAGTGCGCGGCGCGCGTCCCGCAACGAGCGGAAAAACAGGCGCGACGGAGGATCCTCAGCCCCATTCACGTCGCAGCCGATCTCGATAAAGAGCGAACGCGTTTCGCCGGGGGCGAGGCTCAGACGATAGACGGCTTTCCCCGGCTCAAGCTGCGCAGGCGCAGGATCAAAACGCAGAGCGGTGCTACGTGGATTGTGGTCGAGCCCCCGGTACGACAAGAGCACGTGCGAGCCATCCACCTCCGGCAAGAGCGACGTTCCCCGGCGGGCCCGCACCCGGCCACGGACCTCAAAAATATCCGCAAAATCGGCCTCAAAGGCGATTTCCAAGGTAATCTCATGTGGGGCCTCGTCGAAATTGCGTACCGCCAGCCGCTCATAACACGTGCCCTGCCAGAGAAACCGCGTCCGGCGCATGTGGATGCGATCATGCGCAATCAGACAGCGACCGGTTTCGTCATAAAGATCGGGATTCGTCAGATCGCAGGTCAGCGTGGCGTTATCGTCGCGCAATGTGGACGAGAGCAGCATGGGCCGCTCTCCCCCGATGGTCAGATAGTAATGCGAGAGATACCTGGTGTCGCGATGGAACAGGCCCTCGGGGCTGCCTGGCCCCGAGAGCACATCGCCATTGTGATCGAACACGGCGAAGGTATCGCCGTGCTTCAGGGTTCGTGGCCGCCGCTCCTGCAAGGAGGCTGCCGCCGGGATGAAGAATTGCGCCGGCGGCGCGACCAGTTGCGACGCACGCAAGGCCGTCTGTTGCAGCGCCTCGGTCATCTTACTCTCCTTCGCACTCATTCCGCTGCATGCAGGACATGGGCCCCATGGCCGCCGAGCATATGCGGGAGCGGCATCGTAACAGCCTCGACGCCCGGCAGCCCGCGATAGATTTCGACATAGTCGCGCGCCATGCGATCTGCGGTGAAGCGTTCTTCGAACGTCTCGCGCACGATTCCTCTGCTGATACGGTCCAGCTTGCTGACGGCCGCGACAGCGTCCTCCAGCGAGTGCACGACATAGCCGGTCAGCCCTGGCTCCACGATCTCGGGCACTGAGCCATTCGCCCATGCGATTACAGGCGTGCCGCAGGCCATGGCCTCGATCATCACCAAGCCGAAAGGTTCGGGCCAGTCGACCGGGAAGAGCAGCGCCCGCGCGTTCCCGAGAAATTCGGCCTTTTGCTTCTCGTTGATCTCTCCGATGAACTCGACATTGTCGTGGGCGTCGACCATAGGCGCGATGATCTCTTCCCAATACTTGCGATCCGCATCGCCTATCTTGGCGGCGATTTTCAGTGGCATCCCCGCCCGCGCCGCAATTTCGATGGCGCGGTCCGGGCGTTTCTCCGGCGAAATCCGTCCGAGGAAAGCAAGATAGTCGCCGTTCGGGCGTTCGGTGAAGGGCAGCAGAGTCTTGGGAAGACCGTGATAAACTGTTCCTGCCCAGTTCACGAAGGGCAGCGGACGGCGCTGGTCGTCCGAGATCGAAACGAGCGGATAGTTCGGGAAGGTCGCATAGAAGGGACGAAGATCAGGCCCGTCGAGCCGGCCGTGCATGGTCGTCACCATGCGATCGGCGAATGCGCGCGCCATGGGATAGTGCAGGAAGTCGATGTGAAAATGCAGCACGTCGAATTCATCGGCCCGCAAGCGGACTTCCTCCAGCATGGCGACATGCCAAGGCAGCGAGTTCTTCACGTTCGGATCGAGCCGGAGCGCTTCCTTGCTGCACGGAACCAGGTGGGCCTTGGTCCGGCTGTCGCCGCTGGCGAACAGCGTGACTTCATGGCCCTGCCTGACCAGTTCTTCGGTGAGATAGGAGACGATCCTTTCTGTTCCCCCATAGAGACGCGGCGGGCAACTTTCTTCCAGCGGTGCGATCTGTGCGATCTTCATCGGCAAAACCTCCTCTTCTGAGCGAAGCCTCAACAATGGATGCGAGAAGGTCGTCTACGATCACCCCGCCTGGGCATGACCGCCGGATGTGGCATCTCGAATTCGGACAGTCGTGATACAAGATCACTGCCATCCGCCGGACCATGGTTCCGGAACGCGAGATGGCCTTGCCCGGCAAAACCTCCTGCGCAAAACAGCGATGTCAGATAGCAGGGAACCCCTGCGAAAAGTTCAGTTAGAAATCGACTTTGGAGTTTCAACCCCCTCCCGCGCGCAAAAAATATGGCGCGAAGCAGGCAGGTGCTGAGTGTGCGTTGGCCGCATTCACGCTGCGCGACGAACCACAACCGCTCCAATCAGCATGCTCAGCCCCAACGCAAGGAACAGAGGGTCGGCGATCTTGGCTTGCAACAGGCCGGAGGCAGTCGTGACAGAGATGAGCATCAAGCTGAATTCGCCGCCATGGGCCAGGATGGCGCCCGCGCGAAGCGCAGTCTCGAGCTGTTCTCCGAACATGCGGGTCAGGGCAACAACAAGCGCGAGTTTCACCACCATGAGCACAAAAAGCCATGCCAACACCATTGGCCATGTCGACCAAAGCGCACCTATATGGAGTTGAGCTCCGATACCGATGAAGAACACCCCGACGAACAGATCCCGGAACGGCCTGATTTCCCGTTCAACGAATTGGCGGGCGTCGCCCTCAGCGATCATCATGCCGGCAGCGAAGGCACCGAGCGCCGGCGAAAGACCCGCAACCTGCGCAATAATGGCCGCGAGCAAGGCAACGGTCAGGGCCAGAAGCTGTGCGAGTTCAGCCTCGCCCTGGGTTGCGACCCATCCGGCAAGCCGCTGAAGCATTGACCGGGCGATGAAGAGCGCCCCGACGAGCACGCCCATGCCCTCGACCATCTTCAGGACGTCGTGCCCGCTTTCCACGACTCCTGCCGCGGCGATGACATCGTGAAAGGCCAGAAAGCCGACGGCCGCCAGATCCTGAAACAGCAGAACAGCGATCGCGACCCGTCCCTGGGGCGTCCCGAGCGCATCGCCGCCCGCCAGGACCTTAAGGCAAAGCGCGGTCGACGACATCGCGACCGCGCCAGCGATCAGAACCGCCGCCGCCGGCGCGATCTCGGTAAAGACGAGCAGCCCTGCGGTGACCGACCCTCCGGTTACGAGCACCTGTGTCAGACCGAGTCCGAAGATCAGCCGCCGGAGCGACACGAGCTTGTCGAGGGAGAATTCCAGACCAAGCGCAAAGAGAAGCAGGATCACCCCGACCTCACCTATAAGCGTCAGTGTGGCACCCTCGGCGATGAGCCCCAGACCGGACGGCCCGATCACAATGCCGGACAGCAGGAAACCGACCAGTGCGGGGATGCCAAGCCATGCGCAGATCGCGACATGGCAAAAAGCCATCATGGCGAGCAACGCGGCGGCCTCCAACAGCCCCTGGTCGGCGTGCATCAACGTCGCCCGCTTCCATAGACAGTTGCCCCGATCCACGCCGGTGGGTCGGACGCGGGGAAGGATTCAGCACTCGCTTCACAGACCGGGTCTGCAGCCGTCGCGAGTTCCGCTGATAGATCACGAACGCTGGCCGCGTCGATGCCTCGGTGAAGCCGGTGCCGGGAACTCGGTCGGTGGCCGGTCTCGATGCGGTGGGCGCCAGGAGCATCGGCTCCCTTGCTGGTTGGCGCTGTCTCCCACCAGAAGCGGCGCGGTGGCACGGATCGACGTTTGTCCGGCTCGTGGCGCACGATATACTGCCAGTCGTTTCGTTCCGCGAAGGCGATGGCGCTGTCGAGATCAGGGAATGTCAGGCGGATCGGACGATAGGGATCTTTGGTTGCGGTCCAGCCCATAAGAGGCTCGATGACCGGCGCCCGGGCCGTCTCAAACTCGAGTATCCAATGCTGCCGCCTGATTGGAGCGGAGGTGTGAGACGAGCGAGCTGGCCTGTAGATCAACGCTGTCGGCACGTCTGGAGATGTCAGGTCAGTTCCGGGGATCTTCGGTCGAAACGGTGGGCGGTTGTGTCCTTTCAGCATGATTTACCTCTCTTCGGATTGCGGCACCGGCGGCGTCACCGCCGGTGCGCGGGCCATCATTCAGAGGCGGGCTCAGCCTCTTCGCTATCGGCTTTGCCCGGCACTTCGGGGGTCTCGGTTTCTCCTGCGCTCTCCAGCTTTTGGAACGTGATCTTCTGATCATCCGCGGTCCAGGCGACGCGCACCTTGTCGCCGTCCTCGATCCGACCGGAAAGCATCTCGCGGGCGAGCTCAGTCTCCAGTTCCGAACGGATTAGCCGTCGCAACTCGCGGGCGCCGAACTCTGGCCGGAAACCCACTGCTCCGAAATGCTCCGCAACGCTTCCGTCATAGTCGAGCTCGACCCCCTGGGTCAGCGCCGTGCGGGCGACACGGGCCAGCTGCAGCTCGACGATCTGCCGGATTTCCGACTGGTTCAGAGAATGGAAGACGATGATTTCGTCGATCCGGTTGATGAACTCGGGCCGGAAATGGGCACGCAACACGTCCATCAGTTCGGCCTTCTGCCCTGCCTCGTCGAACTCCTTGGTTCCGCGCTTGCGAAGGTTGCGCTGGATGATATCGGAGCCGAGGTTCGACGTGGCGATAATGATGGTGTTGGTGAAATCCACCACGCGGCCCTTGCCGTCGGTCAGGCGGCCATCGTCGAAGACCTGCAGCAGGATGTTATAGACATCTGCATGCGCCTTCTCGATCTCGTCGAGCAGCACGACAGAATAGGGCCGGCGCCGGACCCGTTCCGTCAGCTGGCCGCCTTCGTCGTAACCGACATAGCCCGGCGGGGCGCCAACCAGCCGCGCGACCGCGTGACGTTCGCCATATTCGGACATGTCGATGCGGATCATCGCATCCTGATCACCGAAGATCGTCTCCGCCAGAGTCTTGGCCAGCTCGGTCTTGCCGACGCCGGTCGGGCCGAGGAACAGGAAGGTCGCGGTCGGGCCGGAGCCCTCGCGCAGCCCGGCGCGCGCCAGTCGCACGGCATCGGCAACGGCATGGATGGCCTCTTCCTGGCCGATTACCCGCTCATGCAACTTGTCCTCGAGTTTCAGCAGCTTTTCGCGCTCTTCTGTCGTCAGTTCGCTCACCGGCACGCCGGTCAGTTTCGAGACGATCTGCGCCACGTGGTCGGCGCGCACTTCAGCCGTCGCAGAGGCCCGGTCGCGCTTCCAGGTTTCCATCAACTCGTCAAGCTCGACCTGTTTGGCTTCAAGCTCTTTCTTGAGTTCAGCAGCACGGTCGAACTGCTTCCTCCCCGCAGCGTAGTCCTGCTCGCGCCGGATCTGGGCGACCTCAGCCTCGAGCTCCTGGACATCGACGGGACGCGCGGTAGCGCTGATCTTCACGCGCGCGGCAGCCTGGTCGATCAGGTCGATGGCCTTATCGGGCATGAAGCGGCCGGTGACGTAGCGGTCGGAAAGCTCGGCCGCCGCGACGATGGCCTCGTCGGTGATCGTCACCTTGTGGTGGCTTTCCAGCGTGTCGCGCAGTCCGCGCAGGATCATGATCGTCTGCGCCACCGTCGGCTCATCGACATAGACCGGCTGGAAGCGGCGCTCCAGCGCGGCGTCCTTCTCGATGTATTTCTGGTACTCGTTCAGGGTGGTCGCGCCGATCAGGTTCAGCTCGCCGCGGGCCAGCGCCGGCTTGAACGTATTGGCGATGTCGAGCCCGCCTTCGCCGCCGCCCTGTCCGGCTCCGACGATGGTGTGGATCTCGTCGATGAACAGGATCATGTCGGCCTTGTTGGCCTCGATCTCCTTGAGGATCTTCTGGACCCGCTCCTCGAACTCACCGCGATATTTCGATCCGGCCACCATCGAATTGATGTTGAGTTCGACCAGCCGTTTGTCGCGCAGCGCCTCGGGCACCTCGCCAGCCACGATCCGTTGTGCCAGGCCCTCGATGATCGCGGTCTTGCCGACACCCGGTTCGCCGATCAGCACCGGGTTGTTCTTCTTGCGCCGCGCCAGAACCTCGATCGTCGTCTCGATTTCACGCGCCCGGCCGATCACCGGGTCGAGCCTGCCCTCGCGCGCCAGCTTGGTCAAATCGCGGCTGTATTCATCCAGATCAGGCGTGCTCGACGGGGTTTCGACGCGGCCTTCCTCGGCCCCCTGACCGACGACCTTTGTCACCTGCTGGCGTAGCGCCTGCGGCGTCAGGCCCAGCCGGTTCAAGATGCTCGACGCCACGCCCTCGCCCTCTTCGGCGAGACCGATCAGAAGGTGTTCGGGGCCGACATAGGAATGGCCCAGCTCGTTCGAGGCGATGAAGGCGCGGTTCAGCGCATCCTTCACCCGCGGGCTGACGCCGATCTCACGGTCCTCCCCCGTTGCGTCGCCCTTCTTCGCTTCGCTCTCGATCTGGCGGCGCAGATCGTCGGCGTCGATCTTGACCTGCCCCAGCACCGTGCGGACAACATCCGAGCCGGTAAGCGCCAGCAGAAGGTGTTCCGTATCAACCTCGGTCCGGCCGAATTCATGCGCCTTCTGGCCCGCCTCCTGCAAAAGCCGGTTGGCCTGTTCGCTCAGGCGGTCAGCGATATTGATGCCGCCGCGCCGCGCGGTGCGCCCCGCCTGTCGGATAGGGACGGGTTGCCCCTGATCTTCGCCAAGCCGATCGAAAAGGCCACCGGCATCGCCAAAGAATTCATCGAAGAGCGAGCGCCCTCCGAAAAGCGATTCCAGTGGCGATGCGCTACGCCCTTGCCGTCGGGCGATCCTGCGGTAGTCCTCGTCGCAAAGCTCCATCACCTTGCGTTCACCGTTGACAGAGACCTGCGCACGAAAGCTGGCAGGTCGGGATTTGCAGATATCACAGATGCCGTTTGCCATTTTTCACCTCCGTCATGCTCCCAGCCGGAACGTCCGGACTGGGTCTCTGTGTTCAGGCCGCCTCGACCTCCTGAGTGCGGACCTTTTCTGCGATGGCCCGAAGGTCGGGCTCGTCCAGCGTCTCGCGGTAGAGCAGATCGCGGGACGTTTCCTCCAGCAGCGCCCGGTTCGCGTCGAGAAGCGCGACCGTACGCGCGAAGATGTCGTCGATGATCGCCTTGACAGCGGTATCCATCCGCTCGGCCGTTGCCTCGCTGTGGCGGCGGTTGAGCCAGGCGGATTGATCCCCCGTGCCAAGGAAGCCGGGCCGCTCGGTGTCATAGCTGACATGGCCCAGATCGGGGTCCATGCCGTAGCGCGCGACCATGGCCCTGGCGATGTCGGTTGCCTTCACCAGGTCGTCGGCGGCACCGGTCGAAAGGTGATCGTATATGAGCTTCTCGGCCGCACGCCCGCCCAGAAGAACGGCGATCTTGTTCTCCAGTTCCTCGCGGGTCATCAGGAAGCGGTCCTCGGTCGGGCGCTGGATCGTATAGCCGAGCGCACCGATCCCGCGCGGGATGATCGAGACTTTGTGCACCGGATCGACCCCCGGCAGCGCCATCGCGACCAGCGCGTGCCCCATTTCGTGATGCGCCACGATTTCCCGCTCGCGCGCGTTCAGAACACGGTTGCGCTTCTCCAGCCCGGCGACGATACGCTCTACTGCGTTGTTGAAGTCTTCCATGGTCACCGCATCGGCCTTTCGGCGGGTTGCCAATAGCGCCGCCTCATTGACCAGATTTGCCAGGTCCGCTCCGGAAAAGCCCGGGGTCAGCCCGGCGACCTTCTCCGCATCCACGTCCGGTGCGAGCGTCACCTTCTTCATGTGTACCCCGAGGATCTGGATGCGGCCCTTCTTGTCGGGCTTGTCCACCAGCACCTGCCGGTCGAAGCGCCCGGCCCTGAGCAGCGCCGGGTCGAGGATTTCCGGCCGGTTGGTGGCCGCCAGCAGCACGATCCCCGACGACGGGTCGAACCCGTCCAGCTCAGTGAGAAGCTGGTTCAGCGTCTGTTCGCGCTCGTCATGCCCGCCGGCCATCTGACCGGAGGCGCGGGCGCGGCCGAGCGCGTCGAGCTCGTCGATGAAGATGATCGCCGGTGCGTTCTTGCGGGCCTGCTCGAACAGGTCGCGCACCCGGGCCGCACCGACGCCCACGAACAT
The nucleotide sequence above comes from Celeribacter indicus. Encoded proteins:
- a CDS encoding Hsp20 family protein produces the protein MATTLDFAPLFRSSVGFDRMLDALETARRVETLDNWPPYDIVKTGEDDYRIDMAVAGFAEDDLTLTQDKNMLIVSGRKETPEGDGGVSYLYRGIAGRSFERRFELADHVRVEAATLSNGLLTVELKREIPEELKPRRIEIASAEATEGLETRQLETAPEPEPVAA
- a CDS encoding NADH dehydrogenase ubiquinone Fe-S protein 4 — encoded protein: MNVISGDFTGQSHVSPILSQAGSRPDWDSSLPDDAVARIWKPSKSAMTSGRTRTKGWKMSFPRRTGPWLEPLMGWTGGDDTIQQIDLSFPTLEAAIRHAKRLGVAYEVHLPAGEAARRAARARDRQAGLWSDATLSRLGLSEMRQTYRDAMAGAKRRGDPKGGDDGRSPIEVASDASLSLEARRSILMNWAYTEYLQDVASTEGMPENQRASQFAEVERALLALEAAVAADGLYPSVEEGRAA
- the rpoZ gene encoding DNA-directed RNA polymerase subunit omega; translation: MNPFVAIDAQQAVPDRFALVLAASARSRALRAGAEPRVEPKRQATEELALEEIATGAISQEELLPFLPAPAPKRLARPH
- a CDS encoding glycosyltransferase family 4 protein — encoded protein: MKIAQIAPLEESCPPRLYGGTERIVSYLTEELVRQGHEVTLFASGDSRTKAHLVPCSKEALRLDPNVKNSLPWHVAMLEEVRLRADEFDVLHFHIDFLHYPMARAFADRMVTTMHGRLDGPDLRPFYATFPNYPLVSISDDQRRPLPFVNWAGTVYHGLPKTLLPFTERPNGDYLAFLGRISPEKRPDRAIEIAARAGMPLKIAAKIGDADRKYWEEIIAPMVDAHDNVEFIGEINEKQKAEFLGNARALLFPVDWPEPFGLVMIEAMACGTPVIAWANGSVPEIVEPGLTGYVVHSLEDAVAAVSKLDRISRGIVRETFEERFTADRMARDYVEIYRGLPGVEAVTMPLPHMLGGHGAHVLHAAE
- a CDS encoding SPW repeat domain-containing protein is translated as MSKTWTTNYDKLGDGISLLAGLALAGLPFVVTMTDIAFWSALLTGGLIAVLAAIALWRPHEGLDWARMVAGVWAAISPWALVAGFTLSIALAHVALGVLALAFPAWRRWKNDGGNSALTA
- a CDS encoding amylo-alpha-1,6-glucosidase, with product MTEALQQTALRASQLVAPPAQFFIPAAASLQERRPRTLKHGDTFAVFDHNGDVLSGPGSPEGLFHRDTRYLSHYYLTIGGERPMLLSSTLRDDNATLTCDLTNPDLYDETGRCLIAHDRIHMRRTRFLWQGTCYERLAVRNFDEAPHEITLEIAFEADFADIFEVRGRVRARRGTSLLPEVDGSHVLLSYRGLDHNPRSTALRFDPAPAQLEPGKAVYRLSLAPGETRSLFIEIGCDVNGAEDPPSRLFFRSLRDARRALRRSSSRAATVQSSNEIFNETMRRSVSDLYMLMTDTEEGPYPYAGVPWFSTVFGRDALITAWEMLWLDPAVARGVLLHLAANQATEFDPDTDAEPGKILHEVRYGEMAETGEVPFRRYYGSVDSTPLFVMLAGAYFERTGNRVVLETLWPHVCAALDWIETYGDRDGDGFVEYGRRSDKGLANQGWKDSHDAVFHADGTLAKGPIALCEVQGYVYAARLAASEIARELGHDGIAEEQAQKASELKSRFDAAFWDDELGTYVLALDGDKRPCRVRSSNAGHLLWTGIVPEERAETVVRALMGPSSFCGWGVRTIAAGQARYNPMSYHNGSVWPHDNALIGAGLARYGFREEAARIFEGIFSAATYIDLRRLPELFCGFPRRETQGPTFYPVACTPQAWAAGAPLLLLQACLGLRFDAEARQVIFEQPILPEFLGEVVLRNLRLDGGSVDVALRRSGTHVVADVLRRDGPVRVIVTT
- a CDS encoding site-specific integrase, which gives rise to MGSITTRKRKDGHNSYRARVRVMREGTVYHETKTFDRRPAATAWIKKREKELARPGALEELNASDPPLSKAIERYTEEAVKDIGRTKAQVLRTITTYPIADLPCSTIKAKDIIEFLQSLPGQPQTVGNYASHLASIFAIARPMWDFRLDDREMRDAITVARRMGIISRSAQRNRRPTLDELDRLLAHFIDRRQRTPQAMPMHKVIVFALFSTRRQAEITRLTWDDFQKEHKRILVRDMKHPGEKLGNDTWVDLPEEAIRVIDSMRKSKAEIFPYSPDAITTNFTRACKLLGIEDLHFHDLRHEGISRLFEMGWNIPHVAAVSGHRSWVSLKRYTHIRETGDKYANWPGMQVAIDRA